A genome region from Methanococcoides burtonii DSM 6242 includes the following:
- a CDS encoding tetratricopeptide repeat protein, whose protein sequence is MFKIITSMRIALSRLGDQPAAIASFDEALKLKPDDVKV, encoded by the coding sequence GTGTTTAAGATTATCACTTCAATGCGTATTGCATTATCAAGACTTGGAGATCAGCCAGCTGCTATAGCCTCTTTTGATGAGGCTTTGAAGCTCAAGCCTGATGATGTGAAAGTGTAG
- a CDS encoding COG1470 family protein, translated as MMESKGIQTRGLIVAMVLVSMAFMPAVSAMEVEMYATSEQDMIMVDDVAMLDPYMDFAKLKINPRHSSTQLKPGSSDKITVTVTNKDNKTITVEPRVVASPYEENIFEESWITVTPASKNIEPDAKQEFTIKMNIPQDADIGNYGTEIAFTDDVMPTPYATLYPKYINTMHLYVDVWTPPKIQIQTPYLGDRVEAGDEYDYEIKLKNVADKDIAIDPKISDNNRWNHYGPYGMIGPAFEDDAITITAPSTVKAGETAVVKLHLEVPDDAKGGYNGAINLNINDPSIREWDGQVEMNFEVWTQPSEPYTKMFTTRTDDPITIEVSSNDHNYGRWMGAGSQNEKSEASFDLALEGESGKVELNQVKTTYSGTVSLGASDFPPWEMDGAGIYHDAIEVYVETYEAPGDIGEWTLGILPTNTERFDYSITIGTVE; from the coding sequence ATGATGGAAAGCAAAGGAATACAAACAAGAGGGCTAATTGTTGCAATGGTGCTTGTGAGCATGGCGTTCATGCCCGCTGTTAGTGCGATGGAAGTTGAGATGTATGCAACTTCAGAACAAGATATGATCATGGTTGATGATGTAGCAATGCTTGATCCATATATGGATTTTGCAAAACTCAAGATAAACCCGCGTCATTCAAGCACCCAGTTAAAACCTGGAAGCAGCGACAAAATTACTGTGACTGTCACTAACAAGGATAACAAAACCATTACAGTAGAACCTAGGGTTGTGGCATCCCCGTACGAGGAAAACATCTTCGAAGAAAGCTGGATCACTGTAACACCTGCCAGCAAAAACATCGAGCCAGATGCCAAGCAGGAATTTACCATTAAGATGAATATCCCACAAGATGCTGATATCGGGAACTATGGAACTGAGATCGCATTCACCGATGATGTGATGCCAACACCATATGCAACCCTCTATCCCAAGTATATCAATACCATGCATCTTTATGTCGATGTCTGGACCCCTCCAAAGATCCAGATCCAGACGCCATATCTTGGTGACCGTGTCGAAGCAGGGGATGAATATGACTATGAGATCAAGCTCAAGAACGTAGCTGACAAGGATATTGCTATCGACCCGAAAATAAGTGATAACAACCGATGGAATCATTATGGTCCATACGGCATGATAGGTCCTGCATTTGAAGATGATGCAATCACCATTACCGCACCTTCCACTGTAAAAGCAGGCGAGACAGCTGTTGTCAAGTTGCATCTTGAAGTTCCTGATGATGCAAAAGGCGGATACAACGGAGCTATTAATCTGAACATTAATGATCCATCTATACGTGAATGGGACGGTCAGGTCGAAATGAATTTTGAGGTCTGGACACAGCCCAGTGAGCCGTACACAAAGATGTTCACCACTAGGACCGACGATCCCATTACTATTGAAGTATCGTCCAATGACCACAATTATGGTAGATGGATGGGTGCAGGCAGTCAGAATGAGAAAAGCGAGGCATCCTTTGACCTGGCACTAGAAGGTGAATCAGGTAAGGTCGAACTGAATCAGGTTAAAACGACCTACAGCGGTACTGTCAGTCTTGGAGCATCCGACTTCCCTCCCTGGGAGATGGATGGCGCAGGGATCTATCATGATGCTATTGAAGTCTACGTGGAGACCTATGAGGCACCTGGTGACATCGGAGAATGGACGCTCGGTATACTTCCGACAAATACGGAGCGGTTCGACTATTCGATAACAATCGGAACTGTCGAATGA
- a CDS encoding PLDc N-terminal domain-containing protein, with protein MSKKISEWTITGLVMAFVILALSFYVGQFLWGIVAVVFVFWLWMLSDCLQRPTEHFPNAGEYEKLIWCLVIIVVNFIGAVLYYYLVKRKDQDEKESIDLNNISQKKVIISVLIFFLSLAIFVYLGQFFLWMIAVALLLIIFLIVSMLAVYLIKESSMTQTGKRMKQSLKALFTPTVTSIKNSINPIFSYSFIVVGLMIFIPAVFISVSPGFDPLLNSVAHVDKPLLSDDIIAQANYFYEEELLPNQQNYQGNYNSTIYSAMRYINKMGYPLSTAKVETWGEEYVRNRIQFVEDTVFAALSISSVAMLIGGLLAFQKKALMERFLLSTTFDSVSLLLGSVILLISINYGILADPSLLCKAISSGTFLLRNLIGVLLLITFSSSGLFVYLRTKKKEQVFQSDI; from the coding sequence TTGAGTAAGAAAATCTCAGAATGGACAATAACTGGACTTGTAATGGCATTTGTAATACTTGCTTTATCATTTTACGTGGGTCAGTTTTTATGGGGCATTGTTGCAGTTGTCTTTGTCTTCTGGCTCTGGATGTTAAGCGACTGTCTGCAAAGACCTACAGAACATTTCCCCAACGCAGGGGAGTATGAAAAGTTGATATGGTGCCTTGTCATAATCGTTGTGAACTTTATAGGTGCGGTGCTGTATTACTATCTTGTCAAGAGAAAGGATCAAGATGAAAAAGAAAGCATTGATTTGAACAATATCTCTCAGAAGAAAGTGATTATTAGCGTGCTAATCTTCTTTTTGAGCTTAGCAATATTTGTCTATCTGGGTCAATTCTTTTTGTGGATGATAGCAGTTGCACTGTTGTTAATTATTTTTCTGATAGTATCGATGCTGGCAGTATATCTGATCAAAGAAAGTTCGATGACACAAACAGGAAAACGTATGAAACAGTCCTTAAAAGCGCTGTTTACTCCAACGGTTACATCCATTAAAAACTCGATAAATCCTATTTTTAGTTATTCTTTCATAGTGGTTGGGCTCATGATATTCATACCTGCGGTATTCATATCGGTTAGCCCGGGATTTGATCCTCTATTGAATTCTGTAGCTCATGTTGATAAGCCGCTTTTGTCTGATGATATCATAGCTCAAGCGAACTATTTCTACGAAGAGGAATTGCTGCCGAACCAGCAGAACTATCAGGGAAATTATAATTCAACCATATATTCTGCTATGCGTTACATAAACAAAATGGGTTATCCTCTTTCAACGGCGAAAGTAGAGACGTGGGGAGAGGAGTATGTAAGGAATAGAATACAGTTTGTAGAGGATACTGTATTTGCTGCACTGAGTATTTCTTCAGTGGCGATGCTCATAGGAGGATTACTGGCTTTTCAGAAAAAAGCACTCATGGAAAGATTCCTTCTATCGACTACATTTGATTCCGTATCATTACTTTTGGGATCGGTAATTCTGTTAATCAGTATAAATTACGGAATTCTTGCAGATCCCAGTCTGCTTTGCAAGGCAATCAGTTCCGGGACATTCCTATTAAGAAATCTAATTGGTGTGCTCTTATTAATAACGTTCTCTTCATCTGGTTTGTTTGTCTACTTGAGAACAAAGAAAAAGGAACAAGTCTTTCAATCGGATATTTAA
- a CDS encoding HEAT repeat domain-containing protein produces the protein MCIKASRSNIALLTALLLISLCAGCISDEKEGSLIHVIEDKNGNPFVRERAAWTLAGTEDAMDPLIRVVSDGNEAAIVRRSAAYALGEIGDERAVDILIQVVTDENEERIVRRSAAYALGKIGDGKAVDPLIQAISDEDQFLRDAAVCSLGRCGNKRAVDPLIQLINDENESTNVRWHAAYSLGKIKDEIAVDPLIQLMCDENEDLEVRKGATVALGMIGDDETVDSLILVMREDEEIMIRKTAAYALGTTGDDRVAEPLIQVMKDRDERDIVRRFAALSLSKIGSEEAMESLTQVMDDENESGYMRDSAADFLERRGKI, from the coding sequence ATGTGCATAAAAGCCAGCAGGTCAAACATAGCTCTTTTAACTGCTCTGTTGCTGATCAGCCTATGCGCTGGCTGCATTAGTGATGAAAAAGAGGGATCTCTTATCCATGTGATCGAGGATAAAAATGGAAACCCTTTTGTCAGAGAACGTGCAGCATGGACTCTTGCTGGTACTGAGGACGCGATGGACCCGTTAATTCGTGTGGTGTCTGACGGGAACGAGGCGGCGATCGTCCGAAGAAGTGCTGCCTATGCACTTGGTGAGATAGGAGATGAAAGGGCAGTAGATATTCTCATCCAGGTGGTGACTGATGAAAACGAAGAGAGGATCGTTCGAAGAAGTGCTGCATACGCCCTTGGCAAGATAGGGGATGGAAAGGCAGTGGATCCCCTGATCCAGGCAATAAGTGATGAAGATCAATTCCTCAGAGATGCTGCTGTCTGCTCTCTTGGCAGGTGCGGGAACAAAAGGGCAGTTGATCCACTCATTCAACTAATTAATGATGAAAATGAATCCACTAACGTTCGATGGCATGCAGCCTATTCCCTTGGCAAGATCAAGGATGAGATTGCAGTGGACCCACTTATACAGCTAATGTGTGATGAAAACGAAGATTTGGAGGTCAGGAAGGGTGCAACAGTTGCTCTTGGCATGATAGGCGATGACGAAACAGTAGATTCCCTGATCCTGGTGATGCGGGAGGATGAGGAGATAATGATCAGAAAGACCGCTGCCTATGCCCTTGGTACCACGGGAGATGACCGGGTGGCAGAGCCTCTCATTCAGGTGATGAAGGACAGGGACGAGCGTGATATCGTCCGAAGGTTTGCAGCACTCTCTCTCAGCAAGATCGGGAGTGAGGAAGCAATGGAATCCCTCACCCAGGTGATGGACGATGAAAATGAATCCGGTTATATGAGAGACAGCGCAGCTGATTTTCTTGAAAGAAGAGGGAAGATATGA
- a CDS encoding UPF0228 family protein — protein MTANKKVICIVLSILILLGASVLYTVNGEGETGGSLSTKATANTTSASATGLDTSFPSSDDAFGAADQLFNETIESDLPVGNRDLWKAGTPGTPLLITDIDGNSAYWLVPVEYGGRIIGFIDVSGDGKIQAFGMYGPYCDDPDTLDHVPLMVPEMSADYVMTMAAGITMNYTDCRMDEPVLVYYEIEGHEAWMLNVRNDANDLVSRVFVTPEHVFESVVQEFDERTGLWRKTEQDEPMIGGIAIMFEDGMSETEAEQILGMYDLGDGYELQYDVDYFGPGSYVCVDENNFTSVKQRLQQTENWIDAGPAIRKGDRYYIEISEHVIEDYDFEDEGDYEGREEVREILNIYDLPVKRFVWCYLEYGSGTEKQFNEANASRIKKELEGHEMILKVYLDCPEG, from the coding sequence ATGACTGCAAATAAAAAGGTTATATGCATTGTGTTGTCAATCCTGATCCTTTTAGGAGCGTCGGTGCTGTATACGGTCAACGGTGAAGGGGAAACCGGCGGCTCGTTATCTACCAAAGCGACAGCCAACACGACCTCAGCATCAGCAACCGGCCTGGATACATCATTTCCATCTTCAGATGATGCCTTCGGTGCAGCAGATCAGCTTTTTAACGAAACCATTGAGTCCGATCTTCCTGTGGGAAACAGGGATCTCTGGAAAGCCGGAACCCCGGGTACTCCTCTGCTCATCACGGATATTGACGGAAATTCTGCATACTGGCTGGTACCTGTTGAATATGGGGGTCGTATCATTGGTTTTATAGATGTGAGCGGTGATGGGAAAATACAGGCATTCGGTATGTACGGTCCGTACTGCGATGATCCTGATACGCTGGACCACGTACCATTAATGGTGCCGGAGATGAGTGCAGACTATGTGATGACCATGGCTGCAGGGATCACCATGAATTATACTGATTGCAGGATGGACGAACCCGTGCTCGTGTATTACGAAATCGAAGGTCATGAGGCATGGATGCTGAACGTGAGAAACGATGCCAATGATCTGGTGAGCAGGGTATTTGTCACACCGGAGCATGTCTTTGAATCAGTGGTGCAGGAGTTTGATGAAAGGACGGGTCTGTGGAGGAAGACCGAGCAAGATGAACCCATGATCGGGGGTATTGCTATCATGTTCGAGGATGGTATGAGTGAGACGGAAGCAGAACAAATCCTTGGGATGTATGATCTGGGGGATGGATATGAACTGCAATATGATGTAGATTATTTCGGCCCCGGTTCATATGTCTGCGTGGATGAGAACAATTTCACATCGGTAAAACAACGGCTGCAGCAGACAGAGAATTGGATCGATGCGGGACCAGCTATCAGGAAAGGGGACCGGTACTACATTGAGATCTCAGAGCATGTCATCGAAGACTATGATTTTGAAGATGAAGGCGATTATGAAGGACGTGAGGAGGTTCGTGAGATATTGAACATTTATGATCTGCCGGTGAAAAGATTCGTATGGTGCTATCTTGAGTATGGAAGTGGGACCGAGAAACAGTTCAATGAAGCAAATGCAAGCAGGATAAAGAAGGAGCTGGAAGGACACGAGATGATCCTGAAGGTGTACCTCGATTGTCCAGAAGGGTAA
- a CDS encoding thiamine pyrophosphate-binding protein, whose protein sequence is MEEMNGAEVLVKCLEDLGVKHIFGYTGAAILPVFHALEKSDIKIVVNSNEQSCAFSAAGYSRSSNEVGVAIVTSGPAITNTLTSVADAYGDSIPLLVFAGQVPEHKIGTDSFQHINVKGIFGDAAKKVIQLSNGDDIESIVKDAYYFARSGKPGPVVIDVPLDKQQKLHEYMGMNILRFEESYHDDRHLSDEQCEEFFQLLTKSSKPLLYLGGGLNSEAGSYAIRELNEQLGIPSVNTLMAKGVVDERDDINMGMLGMFGTPYANMLIQENDFFFAIGVRWDDRVAEKVGFAIGTDVAYIDINPEKMHQIKIERAPKFTFIGDAPTAIRDLMSYAKKQNISLDIKQWQERARFLKNSWPLDYNRESEYIQSAEVMALLAKYIDENTRITTGVGNQQMLAAQHLSMQKEKSFMSSGSFGTMGFSMPAAIGVHYANPNARVISIDGDGSLKMNLGELHTIASLDMPVKILLLNNQSDGMVQNLQDANYDGIRTATQRQKDVHFADIANSFGFNYAKRISDRNDLKQGLEDFLNSEGPCFLEVCTDREEVLYPKVPAGGAYKDMILGPYIKQIEIND, encoded by the coding sequence ATGGAAGAAATGAATGGAGCAGAAGTCCTTGTAAAATGTCTGGAAGACCTTGGGGTCAAACATATCTTTGGATATACGGGAGCGGCAATACTTCCGGTATTCCACGCCCTTGAAAAGAGCGACATTAAGATAGTAGTAAACTCCAACGAACAGTCCTGTGCATTTAGTGCAGCAGGATACTCCCGTTCAAGCAATGAGGTCGGTGTAGCCATAGTCACATCAGGACCTGCAATCACCAACACTCTCACAAGCGTTGCTGATGCCTATGGTGACAGCATTCCTTTGCTTGTATTTGCAGGTCAGGTTCCAGAGCACAAGATAGGCACCGACTCATTCCAGCATATCAATGTCAAAGGCATCTTCGGGGATGCAGCTAAAAAAGTAATTCAACTATCCAATGGCGACGACATTGAATCCATAGTCAAGGATGCCTACTACTTTGCAAGATCAGGAAAACCCGGGCCTGTTGTCATAGACGTTCCTCTGGATAAACAGCAGAAGCTCCATGAATATATGGGCATGAATATCCTGAGATTCGAGGAAAGCTATCACGATGACCGCCATCTCAGTGATGAGCAATGCGAAGAATTTTTCCAGCTTCTGACAAAATCCAGCAAACCTCTGCTTTATCTTGGAGGCGGTCTCAACTCTGAAGCAGGAAGCTATGCCATCAGGGAGCTTAACGAGCAGCTTGGAATTCCTTCAGTTAATACACTAATGGCAAAGGGTGTAGTTGACGAAAGAGATGACATCAACATGGGAATGTTGGGAATGTTCGGCACTCCATACGCTAACATGCTAATTCAGGAAAACGACTTCTTCTTCGCCATTGGAGTAAGATGGGATGACAGGGTTGCTGAAAAGGTAGGTTTTGCGATAGGCACCGATGTAGCCTACATTGACATCAATCCCGAAAAGATGCACCAGATAAAGATCGAGCGTGCTCCAAAATTCACATTCATAGGCGATGCACCAACAGCTATTCGTGACCTCATGAGTTATGCTAAAAAGCAAAATATCAGTCTGGATATCAAACAGTGGCAGGAGCGTGCCAGATTCCTTAAAAACTCATGGCCTCTGGACTATAATCGTGAATCTGAATACATCCAATCTGCTGAGGTAATGGCTCTGCTGGCAAAGTACATTGATGAGAATACAAGGATAACAACTGGTGTCGGTAATCAGCAAATGCTTGCAGCTCAACATCTATCCATGCAAAAGGAAAAGTCATTCATGAGCTCCGGATCATTTGGAACAATGGGATTCTCCATGCCAGCGGCCATTGGTGTTCACTATGCGAACCCTAATGCAAGAGTTATATCAATAGACGGTGACGGCAGCCTGAAAATGAATCTTGGGGAACTCCACACTATAGCTTCCCTTGATATGCCTGTCAAGATACTCCTGCTAAATAACCAAAGCGATGGTATGGTTCAAAATCTTCAGGATGCAAATTATGATGGGATTAGGACAGCTACCCAGCGGCAAAAGGACGTTCATTTTGCAGATATTGCAAACTCCTTTGGCTTTAATTATGCAAAAAGGATCAGCGACAGAAATGATTTGAAACAGGGACTTGAAGATTTCCTAAACTCAGAAGGACCGTGTTTCCTGGAAGTTTGCACAGACCGGGAAGAAGTTCTCTATCCGAAAGTTCCAGCAGGTGGAGCTTATAAGGACATGATACTGGGACCATACATAAAACAGATAGAAATAAATGATTAA
- a CDS encoding DUF3160 domain-containing protein, which translates to MKNKYVTILILLTIITLVLSGCIEDGQNDGTVAGEYSTGTLKTQAIDFSEVDDEKMPLVKYYSLEPLDIELKAAQYDLPLQMDEISNYDSFSGKVRMDDSAVEQLSEHGFVVISNPFNPVEESISDVYGSLEDKAIPNFITSDSILHIYHIQFDETLRQIEEDVFYDAIWSIDSALLDRSMEDYNSSSGDMKEAAKNNVAYFSVALSLLKPVPEQLQIKEYDQFEWGGSESHDGYFTKEEGDKFQFEIPEIVREEVEAELELINKHSGFSISPVFNYQEDYSQYVPRGHYTHSEKLKNYFRTFMWHGRMSMLLKGDLIESADPEKDARIQTMSASLIASHMTDKEIMEKWDRVYGITAFYVGLSDDLGPYEYQEALNSVLGNDPDPVNLNNETIGELKAKLAECRSPEIYGGTGNCVILPPYTPEQADQCLKDTKGFRLMGQRFIPDSYMFSNLVGTHTGDYLGNRKPEPFTYIDSAAGPVRGFPQGLDMMALLGSERAKVLLDESDDSNYENYDLQYRKLEKEFDSFSDADWNQNLYWSQLYTLKPLLKEYDSGYPTFMQTQNWQDKELNTALASWTELRHDTILYSKPSFTGFLYNMGSTPETPDPIMGYVEPVPEFYNRLLALTRMTRNGLNEIDAIDKSAEQRLEKLETILQRLTNISRNELENKELTEEDYEFIRTFGDELDVVVAGVDERSQKTTIIADVHTDPNTGNVLEEGVGYVDLIVVAYMAPDGRILLGAGPAMSQYEFKHPMNDRLTDEKWREMLRTDPPERSGWTDSFIS; encoded by the coding sequence ATGAAAAATAAGTATGTAACAATATTGATATTGCTAACGATCATAACACTTGTTCTGTCCGGTTGTATTGAAGATGGACAAAACGATGGAACGGTTGCAGGTGAATACAGTACTGGAACACTAAAGACCCAGGCAATTGATTTCTCGGAAGTTGACGATGAGAAAATGCCCCTTGTCAAATATTACAGCTTGGAACCACTGGACATTGAATTGAAGGCAGCCCAGTATGACCTGCCTCTGCAAATGGATGAAATATCAAATTATGATAGCTTTTCAGGAAAGGTCCGAATGGATGATAGTGCAGTGGAACAATTGAGCGAACATGGTTTTGTGGTTATCAGCAATCCATTCAACCCAGTAGAGGAATCAATCAGCGATGTTTATGGTTCACTGGAAGACAAGGCAATCCCTAATTTCATCACATCCGATTCCATACTTCATATCTACCATATCCAGTTCGATGAGACATTGAGACAGATCGAAGAGGATGTATTCTATGATGCCATCTGGTCCATTGACTCCGCACTGCTGGACAGATCGATGGAGGATTACAATAGTTCTTCAGGTGACATGAAGGAAGCTGCAAAGAACAATGTGGCCTATTTCTCCGTTGCTCTGAGCCTGCTCAAACCTGTTCCAGAACAGCTGCAAATAAAGGAATACGATCAATTCGAATGGGGGGGTAGTGAATCACATGATGGATACTTTACAAAGGAGGAAGGAGATAAATTCCAGTTCGAGATTCCCGAGATTGTCAGGGAAGAGGTCGAAGCAGAACTGGAGCTGATCAATAAGCACAGTGGTTTTTCCATATCCCCCGTCTTCAATTATCAGGAAGATTACTCACAGTATGTGCCACGGGGACATTACACCCATTCCGAGAAACTGAAGAATTATTTCAGGACATTCATGTGGCATGGAAGGATGAGCATGTTGTTGAAAGGGGATCTGATCGAATCAGCAGATCCTGAAAAGGATGCCAGGATACAGACAATGAGTGCCAGTTTGATTGCATCCCACATGACAGACAAGGAGATCATGGAAAAATGGGACCGGGTATACGGCATAACAGCCTTTTATGTGGGTCTGTCCGATGATCTGGGACCCTATGAGTATCAAGAAGCATTGAACAGTGTGCTTGGAAACGATCCCGACCCTGTGAATCTCAACAACGAAACCATCGGAGAACTGAAGGCAAAACTGGCTGAATGCAGAAGTCCCGAGATATATGGGGGAACGGGCAACTGCGTGATCCTGCCTCCATATACGCCGGAGCAGGCAGACCAATGCCTGAAAGATACGAAAGGGTTCAGATTGATGGGACAGCGATTCATCCCGGATTCCTATATGTTCTCGAATCTGGTAGGTACCCATACAGGCGACTACCTTGGAAATAGAAAGCCTGAACCATTTACTTATATTGATTCTGCTGCTGGTCCGGTCAGAGGGTTCCCGCAGGGACTGGATATGATGGCGCTTCTTGGATCAGAGAGGGCAAAGGTGTTACTGGATGAGTCGGACGATTCCAATTATGAAAATTATGACCTACAGTACAGGAAACTCGAAAAGGAATTTGATTCGTTCAGTGATGCCGACTGGAACCAAAACCTCTACTGGTCCCAGCTATATACATTAAAACCCCTGTTGAAAGAGTATGACAGTGGTTATCCAACATTCATGCAGACGCAAAACTGGCAAGATAAGGAACTGAACACTGCTCTGGCTTCATGGACCGAACTGAGGCATGATACAATACTCTATAGCAAACCGAGCTTTACTGGATTTTTATATAATATGGGATCTACGCCTGAAACGCCAGATCCGATTATGGGTTACGTCGAGCCGGTTCCAGAATTCTATAACAGGTTACTGGCACTGACAAGGATGACACGAAACGGTCTCAATGAGATAGATGCCATCGACAAAAGTGCAGAACAGAGGCTGGAAAAACTTGAAACGATACTTCAAAGACTTACGAACATATCCAGAAATGAGCTTGAGAACAAAGAGCTAACAGAAGAGGACTATGAATTTATCCGAACCTTTGGGGATGAACTCGATGTTGTTGTCGCCGGTGTGGATGAGCGATCTCAGAAAACCACGATCATCGCTGATGTGCACACCGATCCCAACACCGGGAATGTTCTGGAAGAAGGTGTCGGTTATGTGGATCTGATCGTTGTTGCCTACATGGCTCCTGACGGCAGGATTCTGCTGGGAGCCGGCCCGGCTATGAGCCAGTATGAGTTCAAACATCCCATGAACGATCGACTGACAGATGAAAAATGGAGGGAAATGTTGAGAACAGATCCGCCTGAGCGATCGGGCTGGACTGATTCTTTCATTTCTTAA
- a CDS encoding NosD domain-containing protein, translating into MMTTKQSKINLVAITLVFIVITIGTVNAATVIVDDSGGAAYTTIQQAIDNATAGDTIIVNFGTYTEKIHVNKSLTIISKSGNPGNSIVQAIDSSDSVFHITADEVKINGFHVKDSVERYWEDSVPGIYLDGAHNSVISNNQFSNIYYGIVLESSGNNTLSNNIATYNIGGIHLIDSNNNILDNNTLLNNSENGIFFEHSIYNHLINNTAFNSVDGIRLTKSQNNFLNNNIVSNNSCGIYLETSDENTLDDNIALNNFCGIRLIGSSYCILKNNTASNNNDGIYLQDSCSNNTLINNNASNNHAGISLRVFNKNNTLSYNKANSNNEHGILLFSSNNNILRGNTASNNDIGIFLKYSNRNLLENNTGSNKKYGIYHSDSKYNTLSNNKINGNVFLKLLAFSSLLIVIMFSTSYILWNKIDKKRSILSTSMILLLPLLPTLIGVMHELHLLETIISIHPWNYMLIRILEFGLPAAVIIFYGYTTGDKIFSTLSGVFLIPLFSIYAEVLMEMLNPYFILNLGHWLRWNAIVAIFPFMVLYGLTGYFGARRTKVSLIISICIAIFILVIISGID; encoded by the coding sequence ATGATGACAACTAAACAGAGCAAAATAAATCTTGTTGCAATTACCCTGGTTTTTATAGTAATAACTATTGGGACCGTTAATGCAGCTACTGTCATAGTAGATGACAGTGGTGGAGCAGCCTATACTACGATACAGCAAGCTATAGATAATGCAACTGCTGGCGATACAATCATTGTTAACTTTGGGACGTACACTGAAAAAATCCATGTCAACAAATCATTAACAATAATTTCGAAATCAGGAAATCCGGGAAATTCCATTGTTCAAGCCATAGATTCAAGTGATTCTGTATTTCATATAACTGCAGACGAAGTAAAGATCAACGGTTTTCATGTGAAGGACAGCGTTGAACGTTACTGGGAAGATTCCGTACCTGGAATCTACCTCGATGGAGCTCATAATAGTGTCATTAGCAACAATCAATTCTCCAACATTTATTACGGAATCGTTCTTGAATCATCCGGCAATAACACCTTGAGTAACAATATTGCAACATACAACATTGGCGGCATCCATCTTATTGATTCAAACAACAATATACTGGATAATAACACTTTGTTGAACAACTCTGAGAATGGGATCTTTTTTGAACATTCTATATACAATCATCTGATCAATAATACTGCCTTTAACAGTGTTGATGGGATTCGCCTTACCAAATCCCAAAACAACTTTCTGAATAATAACATCGTATCAAACAATAGTTGTGGGATCTATCTTGAGACATCCGATGAGAACACCTTGGACGATAACATTGCATTGAATAATTTTTGTGGGATCCGCCTTATAGGATCAAGCTACTGCATATTGAAAAATAACACCGCATCAAATAACAACGATGGTATCTATCTGCAGGATTCCTGCAGCAACAATACCCTGATCAATAACAATGCTTCGAATAATCATGCTGGTATCTCCTTGAGAGTGTTTAACAAAAATAACACTTTGAGTTATAACAAGGCAAATTCAAATAACGAACACGGGATACTTCTCTTTTCTTCTAACAATAACATATTGAGAGGTAACACTGCATCAAACAACGACATAGGCATCTTCCTTAAGTACTCTAATAGAAATCTTCTGGAAAATAACACCGGATCGAACAAGAAATACGGAATATATCACAGTGATTCCAAGTACAATACTTTGAGCAATAACAAAATCAATGGCAACGTTTTCTTGAAGCTACTGGCGTTTAGTTCCTTGCTAATAGTAATCATGTTCAGTACCTCATATATACTCTGGAATAAAATTGACAAGAAGAGATCAATTCTCTCAACATCGATGATACTGTTACTTCCACTCCTGCCTACATTGATAGGAGTGATGCATGAGCTACATTTGCTGGAAACAATAATCTCTATTCACCCGTGGAATTACATGTTGATAAGGATCTTGGAATTCGGTCTGCCTGCAGCAGTCATAATTTTTTATGGATACACAACGGGGGACAAGATTTTTTCGACACTTTCAGGAGTATTTCTAATTCCCTTGTTCTCCATATATGCAGAAGTCCTTATGGAAATGCTGAATCCTTATTTTATTCTAAACCTTGGACATTGGTTGCGCTGGAATGCAATCGTTGCTATATTCCCATTTATGGTACTTTACGGATTAACAGGTTATTTTGGAGCAAGAAGAACAAAAGTATCCCTTATAATTTCAATTTGTATTGCCATATTCATTCTTGTTATAATCAGCGGAATCGATTGA